A window of Ursus arctos isolate Adak ecotype North America unplaced genomic scaffold, UrsArc2.0 scaffold_16, whole genome shotgun sequence genomic DNA:
gaggcagcccacggaatgggagaagatatttgcaaatgtcttaatcagataaagggctaatatccaaaatctataaagaacttctcaaattcaacacccaaagaataaataatccaagcaagaaatgggcagaagacacgaatagacattctccaaagaaaacatacaaatggacaacagacacatgaaaaatgttaaatatcacttgggaaatacaaatcaaaatcataatgagataccacctcattaacaagtcaggaaatgacagatgttggcaaggatgaggagaaaggggaaccctcttgccctgttggcgggaatggaaactggtatctaattctggagaagaatttggaggttcctcaaaaagttaaaaacagaacttccctatgacccagcaattgcactactaggtatttatcccaaagatacaaatatagtgacccgaaggggcacctgcatcccaatgtttatagcagcaatgtccacaccagccaaactatggaaagagcccagatgtccattgacagatgaatggataaagaagatgtggtatatatggaatggaatgtatatacgtggtatgtataatggaatactactcagccatcaaaacaatgaaatcttgccatttgcaatgatgtagatggaactggagggattacgctaagcaaaataaattaatcagagaaagacaattatcatatgatctcatgcatacgtggaattaaagaaacaaaatagaggatcatggggaagagaggaaaaatacaacaagatgagagagagggagacaggccataagaggctcttaatcataggaaacaaactgagggttgctggaggggaggtggtgggggatggggtaaccgggtgctgggcattaaggagggcacgtgatgtaatgagcactgtgtattatatgagactgatgaatcactggcctctacctctgaaacaaataatacattatatgttaattaattggatttaaataaaaaaataaagagcacccttgcataaaaataaacagacagacagaaagtagaccagtgattacctggtgacgggacggttggggaagggaaggattgtaagggcatcagggaattttttgagaatgatgactatgttcattatcatgggtatatacatgtgtcaaaactcatcaaattgtgtttgtttaaaaacgtcttcccctatggactctgggaaacaaactgagggtttcagaggggagggggtgggggattgggctaggccggggctgggtattaaggagggcacgtattgcatggagcactgggtgttataggcaaacaatgaatcatggaacactacatcagaaactaatgatgtactgtatggggaataacataacataataaaaaaatttaaaaaaattttcccctagagctgataAGGGGGTGTGGTACCTGGCCCATTTGGTACtcctattctggaaaattctactcCTTAACTGGCATTCTTAGAGAGGTATTCCACCAAGGCTTCCAAATtgtctttctgtaaaaatattttttcattatttattgatttaagagagagagcgcgagcacgagcagggccagagggagagggaaaagcagactctgctgagcagggagcctgacgtgcaACTTgactccaggcacctgggatcatgatctgagctgaaggcagacgcttaactgactgagccacccaggggcccccaaattaTCTTTTGTAAACAGAATGGAATGGAGTAAGTATGTACTTTGATCTGCCTTCTGCTGTAGGCCTGCCAACTCCGGAACCTAGAGTCAACCTCTGTCCCCAGCAGACgaggaaaatgaaaggcaatGGGCTGCTCCAAGGTCACTTTCAGGTCATGGCCAACCCAGTGGTTTGTCCTCCCACATGCCAACTGTGGGCCTGTGCTCAGgtcactgggacacctggcttCCTAAACCCTTCATAGATGTCCATTGTTTTTCTGGTACGTGTTTTCCCTGTGAGGCTGGATTGAGACCATTTTCTCTGTCGTTCAGAGTTTATAAGGACGCTCTTGGAAACCGGTCTCAGTTTCAGGgcaatggtattccatccttccATTGTATCCCCAGGTCACAACTCTTTCGTCCTCCTGAGCCGCTTTGGTCATTGGTGCCTTTATCCCAACTCTTTACGTGGCCAGCCTCACCCCTCTGGAGACCTCATGAACCCAGACTCTGCACAGGCAGTCTGAGGATCAGGCTGACATACCTGTGCTTGGCTGGGGTAATAAACGCCTTCATTATCCCGGACCACCCAgctaatattttatcttcaatatGAATGCCTCACTCCACAAAGGCCCTGTTGTTCTCACCCTTAGGCTGTGGCAAAGCCTGACCATAATCTCCCTGTTCCTAAAGGACTCACAGGGCTCAGGTTCAAACTTTTGTGAGCACTTGCAAAATCCTTTGGGAAATCAGTGTAGTTTATAGCAGTGTCTTATGCCACACCTCTCAGGCTCATCTGCCCCACTTAGCGGATTTCCAAGTgagcccgtgcaccacacacagagtggcccctagcgcctgcctctgcccacgtgtcagggctgactcaggagctcaggctcccaccttaccccctttcagcctcggccaCCCCTCTTGAAAGGACTatgtgctctgcacacatcgcAGAGATACGGGAGGGCACAGGAAGGAAACCCACTGAACTAAAGAAGCTCAtaaactattgacctccttccatcctgcctccatataccccggaagagaagagcaggagaggcCTGCCGATGTGGACAAAGacctgccctggctgtttatcttcctgaCAATAAAAAGGCCTCCTCATTGTagccaaactgttgctgaaaattctgttttcactggtgaaacagataactttTGTCGAATGGCCCGCTGGCTCCTTGTTCTCAGTGTGGTCCGTGGACAAGCAGCCTCGGCATCTGCTGGGAgtatgttggaaatgcagagtctcaggtccctcccagtgttactgaatcagaatctgtattttcatgaGATCCTCAGGGGATCCGGGCCTAAGATGATGTCTcaaaaaaccactgttgaatgttccccaaagagaaagctaatcagCACCTTGgtataccaaatggggaaggcatggttgtttcctgggcctttttggcagtttctagcattctagaattccataaagggttgattcTCCAGTGGCCCTGATGggaatttttctggaagaagggaaagaacaccaTCCTTGCCGGGAAATTGAGCAAGGacggaagctatgcatgggcccaacagcaagagctccaacgcgccaaggctgatcccctgctctagagctctctgctgttcttatgctagatccctttgtgtcaggtgatgggatgggagattgttcttgcttctgtattgctgtaacccgtcctctaagattcacttttgttgtatcccaaagttttgggaccCATGTCTTATCGTTGTTCTttacttccatttaatttttacttcatcttAGAATTCCTGCTTGAATCACTAATCGTTTGGGAGAATGTTCTTTGACCTCCATGTATTCATGGTCTTCCCTggtgttttcttgtggttgatttctagtccatagcattgtggtcagaaaagatgcatgctatgatttccatctttttaattagtggagacttgttctgtggcctaatagtgatctgttctggaggacGTTTCATGTGCACGCAAACGGAATgagtgttctgctgttttaggacgGGATGCtctgcatgcgtctgttaaaagcagtgcatcacccaaagccactgtttccttgttgattttcattttggatcAAGTCCACATTAATAGAAGTGGGGTGTTAGAACCCCTACTGTATTGcattacagtcaattagttgcctgctgttttttattaactattttttttttttagattttatttattcgacagagatagagacagccagtgagagagggaacacaagcagggggagtgggaaggaagaagcaggctcatagcggaagagcctgatgtggggctcgatcccataacggcgggatcacgccctgagccgaaggcagacgcttaaccgctgtggcacccaggcaccgcttattaactattttataaaagtatttgagtcctcctatgatgggtgtctaaatatttaaaattgttctatcttcttgttgcattgtctccatgattatgacacagtgtccttctttgtgtcttactactcttttttttttttttcattctgttttgtctgatagaagtattcctacctctgctttgttttggcaaccacGTGCATGCTAGATGCTtctcatctcctcactttcaatgtgcaggggactcagtaggtctgggggctcaaGCTGAGTACCCAATTTTGGACAAATTGGTGTAAGAGTGGAAACTGAGACTAAGCGTGTAAACTAGAGAATGTTTGAGACATGGACTTCAGAACAACATGGACCTAAAAGTCCCCTTGACCACCAAGGAGAGGGtgggtttctctggtcaaggatatgggcCATGGGGCACCATCGTGGCTCTGcctttaagtttctgccttcgactcaggtcatgatcacagggtcctggaatgcaggactgcatcagactccctgctccaacagaaacctgcttctccctctcacactcccctgcttctgttcaatctcttactatcgctctctgtccaataagttttaaaaaacttaaaaaaaaaaaaacgatatgacccattatcctggcaagagagaacccatccctgatccaccagatgccagccagggaacagtggctaccatggatcggacgcagagcctggggcctggagggaactgctgcttcagaagaactgcataaggagatgcacgaaggctggaaatcctggctcctaggtcagcatagatgttcatggaaccaggctcaggtgtgccctttaaggtacccctcccatcttttcccaacacacaaaacaagcaggaaagggaatccagagatcactgacaagaatcccagaaagattccaaacttggtaaacggccaacggggagactgaggctggaaagtcctgcctgccctgagtccatctgcaaattatcttcctctggctttgtccccttcacacgcaggatttgatctccttccgtgtttttccccactaggtgctgatgcagttccagagattgaactacaatacgacaagttccaaatacgggggcaatacaaaaccaaacacaaaaccaaaaaagcatctcaacggaagaagcaggacacagtcttcctggccttagagcggagaaaggcaaccccagtcctggggcaggaaggagttctggggcgtacaagtcttaaggactcccactttcagtggttgttgctattcctgggaaagtccctgcaacctctaaatctcaggagttctgaggggctgtctctgctgtttgcccaaattcattgactgaaatggacccgtgctctgagtaagggggatttgggggtgccctccagtggctagggagaagggctggcacttctccttcctcccacgtacagtagctgatgactctgggggatttcctaggtcaggaacgaatatgagagtctgtgcaagttttccattactgcaggaagtaaaagacccaaaccacacacatgggctctaaaacaaaacaagggctttaatctcctaacatgcaaatctatcacggtactatttaaaacaactaaatggtgccccctacataaggaaatagatggggggaaggggtgtggagacaatgggcacaaggatgcagctgctgaggaatccctgcagggccactggacacttgctcagtcctgaggttgactgcggccagttcttctccttcttgagtgctgctgaccagctaggaccggggctccagctggcaggacagggtgtagctaaggacagagggacacctgtgagttgcccaggagcttccattcaagagtccctgccagtgtttgcccacagctggagtctggcgccccggcaacaaggcctgaggctgcccagggaaggaggatcccaggagtggccagcagaaagagtccaccccgaacctcaccgacccagctcctgatgggcctcacctctcagcctcgctgagcggctccatagcctggaaccaggcccaaaaaggatcctcgggctctagggtgtaattctcggcagccacctggagcagcatgatgtctgtcatgacttggtattcctgagcagagagagaagcacaggatgtatagggagcctgggggggggggggggcggggagctgcagggtctggtgagggttgagcatcgggaccgggcacccatcccaggtcctggcacacatggccatcctcctccctgcagattcatccggtctccacctgttctcagagatgagtatcagtagcccctcctccgggaagtcctcctggatgccatgctctgtccccatctcctaacgggatgggacttgcactgctttcttctcaagggatcccaggaaatgtgaggtggagggcatggagccaagcaatgttcttcccagggacatctctgaggcccactccctacccttccctgcgggaagcgccacatatgctcaccttatttcttttgtggtggttgatctcattcccctggaatgcagacagagtccatcagaatgaggcccctggttcttaggagcacttgattcccatcccttgtcatgctgcaccatggccaggacccgtgagggggccgtgcatacacagatagtgggcctgggatctaggccaggctctgtggtccagagaaaggaggacatggggcagatggactggctacaggtcgggaccctgcagcaccaccctctcggaagacagtaggggaggccgaagcctcaggcaggaaggggctgctgcggctactgaggtgcttgctgacgtggagggtcctgacttcattctccccccacgggcaaactcaccgggggaggctgaggtccactcagacagacctcacgcagctttgccttcaggaagctctgctgcttcaccagtcttcggcaccgggagccgtggcctaactgcagcctcacctcgctcatccctgagatgggcaacagcccccaggctcacagggtagccgtgaggctgtcatgacgggaggtttgccgagtcctgagagctcagggctcagtacaggggcgttctgctcccaaacctccggattctggtccctcccccacaatcctcaggctcacccacctccagatagtcctccatggcggtatccaacatcaccagctcggtgaggaaagtgccaaggaaaggcacgacaccctgtgtcatgagggggagggttgggatgagtccctgctctctggtgtccacagggaccctccactgaaaatgctccagcctcctagcccaccccaggggctcacgtggagcagcctaggacccttagcagcctcccccccacgggttccctttcccctccccctcccagaacatcagactgctcctcatcaccttcagggcctgcttttcaaaaatgccaggaaatggagcactaggtcggtccctccccacccgcaaaacccattctctatggaccactctggaccctcctcctggtccttttgaaataagaattgtagaagctgtggccccagaagccgcagctggagtgggaaggccccccccttcctgatctttcctttttgggaggcttccagccctcagggaggagccctcctcctcctctgactttggaggccctgggcctcaggcacactcaccttcttctgcatcctcttctgggctccccggagggccatcaccagggtggcaaatctattggatggtcgctcctgcagggccaaggacaagttccttgagaccatcataccctcaggccacttgcccccaccatcttggacttcagaacctagacatctgacctaactcatactgatcctgaggccccattatccagaagcaggccgtgagtgattccagaacaacTCACTCCAACGttcactccatgtgtgaccttgagcttgcagcctggcctccccaagcctgttttctcatcgggaaacgtgacaactccacctatctcccatggtctcctgaggactcagggtcctattactctcatcattgttgtggccctcaacccagcccaaccccatcactgagcacaggtctgtcctctgggctctccaggtttgtaaaggcccccacctggaccagctgtcgacacagagagagagggtgtctaggctagggagtctgcttggacaccacctgcttgcaccctcgccgccaacggcatcctcacctaggctgttgccacattcatgacaaaggcttcccctccccaaggaatgcttcagaccattcccgacttcatccactcaggaccctgttccctcccacccctcctctctttccagacctgcaccttccaggctaccttgatgagcaggttcctgccctgtgcggtgtccttgctgcacagcttttgaaagatcctcaatggcttcctgaagagaggcaagggaggcacgatcaatggacgaataatgtggcagggttgagtgcgagtgccttttctttgagaaccccagagtgtcaacctgcctggttgagggtttcttctgggatcctctgagcactaaggtctttgtaggacatgggagggagctctcatgtggctcgtcctgggcctcccttcccatattcattgagaaacgctgtttgggtcaatttggggttcaaatgggcagagaacttagtggctgtcaaggaaacacgtgaagagatttaatgcagctcagccccgtgtgggacatttggcaaaactgatttctaaagcgggaggcatggtgacctcctcaccagggaggctgagagacgcacccaccagcccaggtcctgtggtcggggtttgccgcctcccagaaggtccaagctgcctgagggggaagaggacaagcctctgggagctccctcgtccatcctggtccctccatggagagaggcctactcacctggaaaccttcccccacgtgttctcgaggcggtgaatggagacactctgcagagccgagaggatggcatgtaatgacgagtagttcctcagggtttgacaggcctggggagggaagagaatgggctgtcacttggggagccggcacctgattggctctcaagcttcagtccccctcaggggaaagtgctcctgctggaggaagccgctgtccagggacctgccgaagggcacacgtgaggcccagaggaggaggaagattttactcactccaaggaaggagccaggcagaaacggaggatcccagcatggggccatgcaaggcaaggtcagcatgcccctggacggaagagcctagggactgcacagtcctagggcaaagaccagggccttccaccctgagacctgatcaagggaagagcagtgcccgagactcaggagagcacctcggctgggcttcccgttgcataccttggccaccttgatccagtgctccaccaccatggccctgtcccgggctgtcatgcttgggttgccaaggcaggtggtgatgacacacttggccacaccgttgaactgggcgacagtggcccggactgtgggtgccaggtgctcattgccaggcttgttgcgcttggaccagacggagcccaggcactgatggggcagcagcttcttgaacagctcctagagaacaggcggaccttggttcacccagccatttcccatgcaagatgcatgtcctacgtaggggtcacaggtcagagctggacctcaaagagctgagaatctggcctgagcctggttggagaccgtggatttcattccattgtttttccctgagggaacccagtacacaatgacccaggagcaaacagagcaagggaaggaaggagggcattggcaccctgatcatgctcaggaactcccagctccaggtggcactgcaaggtggtccaacccaagggggcttcttcccctcccctccaactggccatccccctggtccttcccccctttcagatgcacattctcacacgggagctgcaaccacacgttcttccgtctgccctgtcctcatggacacatcagatgcctaatcaatgctgagggtactcatcctccaaggcacatgagtgggtgacccatggacttgactgaacacagggagctgccctcctccacccacgggaccagggcctgcccattggtctctccattctggctcatttcttctccctagtacctccgtatcagtgcttatcagggtctctcgctacagtccgcagctggacagtgaaagcttggggctaagtgCCTTGacgggttgacagggttgggaagtggtggagctgagatttggtcccagaccataggagtccacatcagggaaaggcaggtgtggggcaggtgagagaggaaggaaggcgtgcccctggcccaccctgagagcccagctgctcaccgcatccatatacgtgagctgctctgccaccagcttgggagggaagtccaggaggtcgggcttctcctcacccagctggttctttggggtgacacagcagtggcaggaagcctctggggctgCGGTGAGCTCTGTGGCTAttgcctgagtgaaactttccagcaaaaagggtggtccagctgactgctgctcagcacccggcacacatgcagaagatgggagctcgggttgcagttctggaacagctgacggaggggaggctggctctgacaccgcaggtgacagttgacacagagccggggtcgcctctagctctataggaggccctgttcctggctctgccgctggaaggagccctggagctggcactggggcaggagacagagaaaggttcatccacatcactgactttccggatgcctttgcaaaaccaggacagaccccatggccttgaaaggaatacccagcccatgaaccgcatcccagttagccttcccagcttgccatcccccttaccctccacctctgcctcagtgagcgccagaagttcccgctgcatcaggagaagggggacatggtttgtcaggtcccaggcatgccacttcagaaccatggccccatgtACATAGGCCcccttgatctcgacacggtcacggcccagggactgatagatagcctgcaaattctggccaggccaggtacccaagaagggagacagggtgctggggagagtcatatgtggagcagagtcagaggcctggccttgcattgcacatgctactcccacagcaccgttctttctgtatgggtcccagaggatggccccagcccacttccagcccctctctagctgccctcgtagtgggaggcctggtcctccagaaaacctgaatgagtctggtttttccacttctcctctcctctacctggccatgggcctggtctactctatcctccatgcacaccagtatcaaggctcaggttggaggcagatttgtgagtggttggctcagcacaccctcggttcttggccccggttggggtggtcagcagggaggggcaggcagagcaagttgggaccgtcaaagggatgggtgtttcaggcacccactgagcccagactgtgctctgctgcccagagggcccgggaccccctccacagccttctttgactcatctgcttcttcacatgaagccccccagatgaagcccacccactggaaatcaagagatcggtgagatccctggttcggcaaatccctccccagccaccacccctgtagtcccccaccctgctctgtggaggcagccagccctgcttctggacccaaacccctgtcccagttttacttgatcatttcatctgtcctatgatccagctctcggtggatcctttcaaagctagaggaggctacgaagatatcacatctaacaaccattggacatgcgtgcttagggtgtgcagagtgcctatctgaccctctgactagaactgagacccagacactgtatctcctctctccattcacattcctaggtgcttaatatacattcttgaatgactacttcccagcccgcactttccaaatccggagtggcccgtgggctggtctgcctgctcccagtgtgcccctgagctgctcacacaaaggacaactaccagaaccatctagatggaatctcagaagtcctttgcacatggggaaactgcctgctttgcatttcctttcgtcaacccagaagggccaccggcctgtgagggttgcacttgagagcttcttgaccggagagagagaactattaagcaagaagatgcccagcacgtccaggagccctttctacagagccaagcaccagagtagcccgtgccatgtttcctcccatgatttcctacagtaactgtatgaggttcatcctcttaaccaccccacttttcagaagaggaaagggaaggtcagagaggggtagtgccattcccgagatgtacacccagtagatgggaggctcaccctgtgctgtgcatggggtgggcactcaccgattgaactgctggcccaggacctgtgtggctgaagtgaacatctcgtacatgcagaagatcgttgaggtggttgagatgctcccatctgggaaggatggcaccagggactgtacgagatgctccattgtgccttctcggagcctcagcatcgtctgggcctcatccagggacagggatgattccttttcccaccaggtagagaaggggggtgtggggggcaatggagtcagcttcaacaccacgaaccaccaggatgatcagggtctggtgctcagaccagagagtcccatcacttcgggaacttgtgcaagaaaagggacttgagggcccacccagaaaaaggctctaggcttgaaagtacaattgcctttaggggtgaaatgagaa
This region includes:
- the LOC125281977 gene encoding ral guanine nucleotide dissociation stimulator-like; the encoded protein is MLRLREGTMEHLVQSLVPSFPDGSISTTSTIFCMYEMFTSATQVLGQQFNRTLSPFLGTWPGQNLQAIYQSLGRDRVEIKGAYVHGAMVLKWHAWDLTNHVPLLLMQRELLALTEAEVEVPAPGLLPAAEPGTGPPIELEATPALCQLSPAVSEPASPPSAVPELQPELPSSACVPGAEQQSAGPPFLLESFTQAIATELTAAPEASCHCCVTPKNQLGEEKPDLLDFPPKLVAEQLTYMDAELFKKLLPHQCLGSVWSKRNKPGNEHLAPTVRATVAQFNGVAKCVITTCLGNPSMTARDRAMVVEHWIKVAKACQTLRNYSSLHAILSALQSVSIHRLENTWGKVSRKPLRIFQKLCSKDTAQGRNLLIKERPSNRFATLVMALRGAQKRMQKKGVVPFLGTFLTELVMLDTAMEDYLEVGEPEDCGGGTRIRRFGSRTPLY